The following coding sequences lie in one Bradyrhizobium sp. G127 genomic window:
- a CDS encoding acetyl-CoA C-acetyltransferase, translating to MAEAYIVATARTAGGRKGGRLAGWHPVDLAASVLDSLVDRTGVDPAQVEDVIMGCVMQAGEQSNNVARNAVMASKLPESVPGTSVDRQCGSSQQALHFAAQAVMAGTMDIVIAAGVEGMTRVPMGLPASLAAKNGFGTYMSPNIQRKYPNIQFSQFTGAEMMAEKYGLSKDDLDQYSYQSHQKAIAATQAGAFKDEIVPLKFTRDDGSSDIHSIDEGIRFDATIEGIRGVKTIAEGGKLTAASASQICDGASGVMVVNEKGLKALGIAPLARIHHMTMIGGDPVIMLEAPLPATHRALKKAGMKIDDIDLFEVNEAFASVPTAWLKDTGADPARLNVNGGAIALGHPLGGSGTKLMTTLVNALKQRNKRYGLQTMCEGGGMANVTIVERL from the coding sequence ATGGCCGAAGCCTATATCGTCGCCACCGCCCGCACCGCAGGGGGACGCAAGGGAGGCCGCCTCGCAGGCTGGCATCCGGTCGATCTCGCCGCATCCGTGCTGGACTCTTTGGTGGACCGCACCGGCGTCGATCCCGCCCAGGTCGAAGACGTGATCATGGGCTGTGTCATGCAGGCCGGCGAACAGTCGAACAACGTGGCGCGCAACGCCGTGATGGCTTCGAAACTTCCCGAAAGCGTGCCCGGCACCTCGGTCGACCGCCAGTGCGGCTCGTCGCAACAGGCGCTGCACTTTGCGGCGCAGGCGGTGATGGCCGGCACGATGGACATCGTGATCGCGGCGGGCGTCGAAGGCATGACCCGCGTGCCGATGGGACTTCCGGCCTCGCTGGCCGCCAAGAACGGCTTCGGCACCTACATGAGCCCGAACATCCAGCGGAAATATCCGAACATCCAGTTCAGCCAGTTCACCGGCGCGGAAATGATGGCGGAAAAATACGGTCTTTCGAAAGACGATCTCGACCAGTACTCCTACCAGAGCCACCAGAAGGCCATCGCGGCGACGCAGGCCGGCGCTTTCAAGGACGAGATTGTTCCGCTGAAGTTCACACGCGATGACGGCTCCAGCGACATCCACAGCATCGACGAAGGCATCCGCTTCGACGCCACCATCGAAGGCATCCGCGGCGTCAAGACGATTGCGGAAGGCGGCAAGCTCACTGCCGCCAGCGCCAGCCAGATCTGCGACGGCGCCTCCGGCGTCATGGTGGTGAACGAGAAGGGCCTCAAGGCACTCGGCATCGCGCCGCTGGCGCGCATCCACCACATGACCATGATCGGCGGCGATCCGGTCATCATGCTGGAAGCGCCGCTGCCCGCAACCCATCGCGCGCTCAAGAAGGCTGGCATGAAGATCGACGACATCGACCTGTTCGAGGTCAACGAAGCCTTCGCCTCGGTGCCGACCGCTTGGCTGAAGGATACCGGCGCGGACCCGGCGCGGCTCAACGTCAATGGCGGCGCGATCGCGCTCGGCCATCCGCTCGGCGGCTCCGGCACCAAACTGATGACCACGCTGGTCAACGCGCTGAAGCAGCGCAACAAGCGCTATGGCCTTCAGACCATGTGTGAAGGCGGCGGCATGGCCAACGTCACCATCGTCGAGCGGCTGTAA
- a CDS encoding TetR family transcriptional regulator, with translation MSSPLTQKAPRPSAPSKQAPEKEAAPMNATAAKLLVAAGDLMIERNTTEVSLSEIAQKSGVNAALVKYHFGNKDGLLLALLARDAAAEMANLAFVLDMPISPTEKMRRHIAGIINAYYRVPYLNRLIHLLLHQGSEATSKEVHRFFINPLFDFLRRLLEEGIAAGEFRKVDPALFYISLNGACDHLFYGRQMNARFIGSRGITDEVRRQYISHMTKLILGGLLTDKAGMPSDLQEKPAGKA, from the coding sequence ATGTCATCGCCCCTGACCCAAAAAGCGCCGCGGCCCTCCGCGCCGTCGAAGCAGGCTCCTGAAAAGGAGGCCGCGCCGATGAATGCGACGGCTGCCAAGCTGCTGGTGGCCGCGGGCGATCTGATGATCGAGCGCAACACCACCGAGGTGTCGCTGAGCGAGATCGCGCAGAAGTCCGGCGTCAATGCGGCGCTGGTGAAATACCATTTCGGCAACAAGGATGGTCTGCTGCTGGCGCTGCTGGCGCGCGACGCCGCCGCGGAAATGGCGAACCTCGCCTTCGTGCTCGATATGCCGATCTCGCCGACGGAGAAGATGCGTCGGCACATCGCCGGCATCATCAACGCCTATTATCGCGTGCCGTATCTGAACCGGCTGATTCACCTGCTGCTGCATCAGGGCAGCGAGGCGACTTCGAAAGAAGTCCACCGCTTCTTCATCAATCCGCTGTTCGATTTTCTGCGCCGGCTGCTCGAAGAAGGCATCGCGGCGGGCGAGTTCCGCAAGGTCGATCCGGCGCTGTTCTACATCAGCCTCAACGGCGCGTGCGATCACCTGTTCTACGGTCGCCAGATGAATGCGCGTTTTATCGGATCGCGCGGCATCACCGACGAGGTGCGGCGTCAATATATCAGCCACATGACGAAGCTGATCCTGGGGGGATTGCTGACCGACAAGGCTGGCATGCCCTCCGATCTTCAGGAAAAGCCCGCCGGCAAAGCATGA